A part of Aegilops tauschii subsp. strangulata cultivar AL8/78 chromosome 2, Aet v6.0, whole genome shotgun sequence genomic DNA contains:
- the LOC141041327 gene encoding uncharacterized protein — protein MYLCRGWEKFYSAYDLRTGYFLLFRYDDDATMLIVKVFNTTVCRMRYTDDEDASNGSSSSDTGYSQSSSDYGCSKSNSDSGFSESSSDSGSSKDSKKDDPDWSGGEEEQSGPLQDDDGHQAEDDLALVVADQGQEMVVADHGQEMVVADHGQEMVVAEDDLAMVVPVLPEDGLAMVVVPDNDHAPVVAPAIPQLGDMTTPIVLHHHLT, from the exons atgtacctgtgccgtggctgggagaagttctacagtGCCTATGACCTACGGACCGGGTActttcttctcttcaggtacgacgatgacgccacaatgctcatcgtgaaggttttcaacacgactgtgtgtcgcatgcgctacactgacgacgaagatgcca gcaatgggagcagcagcagcgacactggctacagccaaagcagcagcgattatggttgtagcaaaagcaacagcgattctggctttagcgaaagcagcagcgattctggcagcagcaaagacagcaagaaggatgatccggactggagtgggggagaagaggagcagagtgggccgctgcaggatgacgatgggcatcaggctgaggatgacctagcgctggtggtggctgaccaagggcaagagatggtggtggctgaccatgggcaagagatggtggtggctgaccatgggcaagagatggtggtggctgaggatgacctagcgatggtcgtgcccgtcctgcctgaagatggcctcgcgatggtggtggtgcctgacaatgaccacgcaccggtggtggcgccggcgatcccacagctgggcgacatgaccacgccaattgtg CTGCACCATCACCTGACTTAG